A window from Exiguobacterium marinum DSM 16307 encodes these proteins:
- a CDS encoding M24 family metallopeptidase — MERVNKLQAQLEANEIDALLVTKRENIRYLSGFTGSSGVIVITSKTASFITDFRYTEQANDQVKGYDIVELDTSLIKSVADVVSRDSITRLGIEQDAMTIGQYRTYEKEVDAHLIETAGIVEKLRLIKDESEIKIMKEAAAIADAAYAHIQTFIRPGRTEREVANELEMFMRSKGADSSSFDMIVASGLRSALPHGVASDKVIESGELVTLDFGAYYKGYCSDITRTLAVGEISDELHQIYDTVLRAQLAGVEGTRAGITGIEADALTRDIIKEAGYGEYFGHSTGHGLGMEVHEAPGLSFRSETVLEPGMVVTIEPGIYINGVGGCRIEDDVVITEDGCYRLTQSPKELITIEA, encoded by the coding sequence ACTTATCTGGTTTCACCGGATCGAGTGGCGTTATCGTCATCACGTCGAAAACCGCAAGCTTTATCACGGATTTCCGTTATACGGAACAAGCGAACGATCAAGTAAAAGGATACGACATCGTTGAATTGGATACATCGCTTATTAAATCGGTCGCTGACGTTGTATCACGTGACTCGATCACACGTCTTGGAATCGAGCAAGACGCAATGACGATTGGTCAGTATCGGACATATGAAAAAGAAGTAGATGCACATCTCATCGAGACGGCAGGAATCGTAGAAAAACTGCGCTTGATTAAGGATGAATCAGAGATTAAGATTATGAAGGAAGCTGCGGCAATCGCTGATGCAGCTTATGCCCATATCCAGACGTTCATCCGTCCTGGTCGTACCGAAAGAGAAGTTGCGAACGAACTCGAGATGTTTATGCGTTCAAAAGGCGCTGACTCGTCATCATTTGATATGATTGTCGCTTCAGGTCTCCGTTCGGCACTTCCGCACGGTGTCGCAAGCGATAAAGTCATCGAATCAGGTGAACTTGTCACACTTGATTTTGGAGCATACTATAAAGGGTACTGCTCTGATATCACGCGTACACTCGCGGTCGGAGAAATCTCAGATGAGTTGCATCAAATTTACGATACGGTTCTTCGCGCTCAACTCGCTGGTGTAGAAGGTACTCGTGCCGGTATCACAGGCATTGAAGCTGACGCGTTGACACGAGACATCATTAAAGAAGCTGGATACGGTGAATACTTCGGTCACTCGACGGGCCATGGTCTCGGCATGGAAGTGCACGAGGCACCAGGATTATCATTCCGTTCTGAAACGGTGCTAGAACCTGGGATGGTCGTCACAATCGAACCGGGTATTTACATTAACGGTGTCGGCGGTTGCCGAATTGAAGACGATGTCGTCATTACGGAAGACGGATGCTACCGTCTAACGCAGTCGCCAAAAGAGTTAATTACGATTGAGGCGTGA